The genomic interval GGCTTCAATGCTTCAATTTTGGCGTCGGCGTTCAGTGCGATCGTCGGCCACAGTTCCGTGACGGGCTCGACCAGACTGGTTGTGCGATAAACCAGATCCCACTCGCCATCTTCGTTGACGTCGTTCAAGCGAACCGTAATCCCGACGCGTCGCCAGTGCTCGATCATCGTGGCCGCAATCGCGCGCACCGTGGGATCGGGTGGGCAGATCATGCGCAGCTCGGCGAGTTGTCCACCAGCTTGCTTCCTCGCCGTCAGGGCCAGCGCGGCCGCACGCTGCGGATCATACGCGGGTTCCGACAACAGGCGATTGTGTCCGTAGCTGGTTGTCGGACATGGCGTCGCCGTCAATCGGGCGTAAGGCTCATTGACACCGGATAGAATCTTCTCTTTGAGCATCTCTTCTCGAGGCAACGCCAGCGTCAACGCCCGCCGCAATTGGCCATCCCGCAATGGTGCCGAAGTGGGGCGAAACAGAATGAAATGAGACAATGGCAGTGCATACGGCATGACCAGAAAGCGATTGTCTTCCTGAAGGCGTTTGACGTCTCGCAGCCCCACGTCGGGAACCGCCACGATCTCGCCACGAAGCAATCCCTGCAGGGCGCGATCCCATGAATCGTATTTGAGCTGCACGATTTCATCGACATACCGCGTTTTAACCCCGACGGGCTGAGCACGTACGCGACGGTAGGCGACGCGACGTTCATCACGTTCAAACTCATAAAACTTTTGACGCCCGGCCATCGGCATCGCGCCTGCAGGCAAATCGGGATTCAACGCAAGTGATTCCATATCAATCGGAACCGTGAACTGAAACAGAGCCTCGAGCCTGAGTGGCAAGCGATGGAAATGAATCGTGAATTGCGACGGTGATTGTACCGTGACTTGCTCGACAGTACCCGCCAACCGCTCGTCGTACGTGGCACGCGTTGGATCAAGTTTGCCGATCAATTCATTGAGAATATCGATCGAAGTTAACAGCGGGCGCGATTCCCAGTCGGCGCGTTTCATGCGCACCGTAAATTCAACCTGACGGCCAAGGTCTGTCGGCTCCCACGACTCAAACAGCGACGAGCGATAGCGAACTCCTCGTTCGTCAACGCGCGCGGGCTCAAACAGCAATTGTTCGGTCAGCCCCTTGACCGCCGCCTCGACGGGTGTGTCAAACCGGTATGTTGTCGGTTCGCCCGGCAATCGGATCACGCCCAATCGCACACTTTGGAATCGTTCGATCAATTCGCGGTGTGCGTCTTTCAGACCGGGAGTGTCGGGCCAGACGCGAGTGGCCAGATCGATGAGACTCGCCGCACGGGATGCGTCTCCCTCGGACGAAACCGTCCGGGCCTCGGCGATGAGTGCCACCGTCTGCGCGGTCAGTTCCGCCTTCCACTTCGTCACGGTCGGATGTTGCGCATCGCGTCCCGCCAGACGGTTCAGAAAATGTCGCGCCTCTCGAAAATCGGATCGGTCGACATCCTTCTGGATCAAACGATCTACAACGCCACCAATCCGTCCCGAAAGCCCCGAATAGGACGCGTTGTGATCCCACAGATTCTCCAGCAATCGCAACGCCGCTTCGCCATCACCTCGCTGATCGTGCAGCTCGGCGTCTTTGAACAACAACTGCTGATAGACCTCATCGAATCGAGGCCAGATTTTGAGCAGCTTCAGTGGCGGTGGCTCGGGCACCGTGATCCTCAGCGTTTCATCGTTTTTCGCCTCGGCTTCTTCACGCGCACGCGCAGCATGGCTCTCTTTGAGGTGCAGATTGTTCTCGCGGTTCCGGCGATCGACCAGCAGCAACAGGTCATAGGCCTGGCCCACGAGACCTTCCTCGATCGACATGCTGGCTCGGCGTAAGACCAGATCCTCGAAATACTCGATCCGCTGCACGAGCCGCGTCTCGACGAAATAGTCGGGATCCTGGTCGGGGCCCGGATTGATCAGCGTCAGTTGCAGACGTTGAAATATCCGACGCTTCTCACGAACACGTTCCTCTCCGGCAGCCATGCCGCCTCGAGCCTTGATGTATCGCTCGTACTCGCTTTGCAATCGCGCCAACGTCTCCGGACGGGGGCCAACCGGTTCGGTCACCAGCACGTCCGCCGATTTCAGGACAATCCAATCAAACGGCTTGGAACGCAACAGCTCCGTCGCAGGCGGCAATTCCATCTCTTCGTATTTGGGTAAGACGGTCTCGACCACTGCGGGTCGACTTGCCTCGGCATTTTTGGGCTCATCGGCGGCGAAGACCGGCGCGGCACTAAATCGACTCTCGGTGCTGATCGCGAATAAGAAAATCGCCCAAATGGACAACGTCAACGCGAAAGAATGCGGGAGCGGGCACCGAGAACTGCCGTTCTGGTCCGCAAACCGTTGCATGGCGATTCGCCGAAAACATTCTGAGCTGATCCGCTCGAAATGACCGCGCATGAATTCATCCTCGCCGCCTGCGAAACGCGAAGAAACAACGAATGCCTCTCGCGCCTGCCGACTCTCGGCCGAAGACGAACTGCCCACGACCACTGTTGATCATCTGATCATGGCAAAGAACCCGCAGCAACGCCACGGATGGGTCGTCAATTCACACTGAAACGCGGCGGATAGGTTCGATTGGCCGACTTCGAATCAGGCTGTGATAATTGATCGAGTAGTTCCAGCAGCATTTGCCCGCGACGATCAACATTCAGCTCATTGAGAAACGTTTGCGAGACCTGAGGTGCCAAGGGAATTGCCCCCAGCAAAACGTCACAGACCATTGCCAACGGAAGCTCTGTGGCCGCCTGAAGAAACAGCTTCTGGAGATTCACGCCGGGAAACAACCGCCCAAATTTGACGATCAGCTCTTGAACACGACTTTGGCGATCATACGACGGTGCCTCGTCCAAAACGTCCGAACACAACTCGAGGTCCCCCACGCGATAAGGATGGGTTGGGGATTGTTCGCCAAGAACGCGCGCACGACTTAGCCCGCGAAGCACCAGGTAGTACCTTCCATCGTCAAGTTTTTCATGAGCGATGATTTTGCCGAGCCCCACCATGGAATGAATCGCCGGAGAGGTAGTATCGGGGTGACGCTCGCCACCTGGCCGCATCAAGCTCATCGCAATCAGCCGCTCGCCATCGAGCGCATCCGCCGTCATTTGACGATAGCGGGGTTCGAAGATCTGAAGCGGCAAAAGCGCATGAGGAAAGAGCACCACGTTCGGTAACGGAAACAACGGCGCCGATCCGGAGAAATGCTTGAGCGCCGGATCAAGTTCACAGGAAAATGTCATCCGACCAATCCTTCACTGATAGACCGTATCTTCGGAACGAGCTCGTCTCGAAGCACGACGGTCGTAGGGTACGCTTCTGTGTTGTCCAGAAGCTCCTGAAAACATTGCTGGAAATCGTGCAGGAACGTCTCGAGCAGAATTCCCATGAATTCGCTTCCGAACGGATCAAGATTTTTGCGAGCCGAGATGTAAAGCTTTTTGGCTCCGCCAAAGTTTTCGTTTCCGAAATGAAAAAGAGCGATCGAGGCCTGAATCAGCCCCTGAATGAACTTCCGCTCGGCCCCCGTCGATTCTGACCATAACTCTTCAAGCACGTCGTGACATTCGAAGAACTCCTCTTCGTTGAAGAGTCGCAGACCTTCGCGATACTGTTCAGGATACTCGTCGATCACGGTATTCCTCAGTCGGCGAATGGCCGGGCCAGGGAGAGGATCTCTCGGTTGAAAAAGAAGCAGGCCGGCACTGCCGACTGTTCACTCCGGAATTTTACCCCTGGTTGTCCAGTCCAGTCCACGACCAACCCCCATAAATTGAAGCAGATTTTGATGGCGAAAGCTCAATCGAGTCGAAAACGCGATGACAAAAAGCAACGTGTCCATTCGATCGTCACGCAACTCGCTGCGACCTATCCGGTCGCGCTCTGTGCCCTGCATCACGAATCGCCATTCCAACTCTTGGCAGCCACAATTCTGTCCGCGCAGTGCACCGACGAACGCGTCAACATGGTCACCCCCGCCCTGTTTAAGCGATTCCCAACACCTCAAGACTTGGCAAAAGCTGACCAGACGGAACTGGAAGAACTGATCCGCTCAACCGGCTTTTATCGCAACAAAGCCACAAACTTGATTGGAATGGCTCAGGCTCTGGCGGAAAAATATGAGGGCGAATTGCCGCAAACACTGGAGGAGTTGGTCGCCCTGCCAGGAGTCGGCCGCAAAACCGCGAATGTCGTTCTGGGCTCCGCGTTTGGGATCACCAGTGGCGTGGTCGTCGATACCCACGTCAAACGGCTGACAAATTTGCTCGGACTGACAACCAGCAACAATCCCGAACAGATCGAACGTGATTTGATGGAACTGCTGCCGCCGGAAGAATGGATCAACTTCTCTCATCGCCTGATCCACCACGGTCGGCAAATTTGTATCGCACGACGGCCAAAATGCCTGGAATGCCCACTTCGACCGCTTTGCCCTCGCATTGGGCTGCCGAAGTTGCCAGATTGACATGCGGCCCGTTACGGGTAGAATTTGGACACTGCTCTTCCCTCCTGCTCTCTCGCGGGCGAACCGAGTGGATAAACCCGACGCATCCGACAGCGCGTCGCGTTGCACCAAATTTTGAGTGCCTGGTTCGTGTGGATAACGCTGACGTCAAGCGGGATTCTGGTGTGACTGAGGTCGTACCGAACGCCCCGATACGCTTTCCAGGAATTGAGCGAACCCCTGTGTAGAATCATTGATTCGACGTGGGTTCAGAGTTTTTCATCAAGAGGTGATCATGGTTCCAATGTTTGCGTTTATTGGTCTGGGAGCCCCAGAGCTGATTTTTTTCAGTCTGATCGTCCTGCTGCTGTTCGGTAGCCGGCTGCCGTCCGTAATGCGTTCCCTGGGACAAAGCGTCACCTCGTTCAAATCCGGTTTGAATGAGGACGAAGCTCAAAAAGCCGACGAAAAGCTGGACGACAAGAAGTAACACGTCCCGACATCATTGGATTCGCAATTCGCGTTCGATTGGAACAAGGAGAATTCTCATGTTGCCAGGTGTTGGAATTCCAGAAATGATGTTTTTTGGAATTATCGCGCTCCTGTTGTTTGGAAAGAAACTGCCGGAAGTGGCCCGAAGCCTCGGCAAAGGGGTGATCGAATTCAAAAAAGGGCTTCGGAGCATCGAAGACGAACTGGACACAAATCACTATTCGCCACGCCACGACTACAACAATAGCAGTTCAAGTAGCAATGCCCGACCTGCCCCAAAAGACGAAAGCGTCGAAACCTCCGCTCCAAAGTTCGAACCGCCGACCACAGAACCTCACGACGCGGCCTAGCCGAAAAAGCCTTGCCGCGAGCAGGCCAACGAGCCTGCCGGCCATACTGTGAACCTGTCGGGATAGAATTGCTGCGCCAAATTGCCCCTCTCTGATGTGAGCTCTGCTCGCGGTGTTGGGTTCCACCGCGAGCCCTATCGAGGTAAATGGTCACGAACAATTTGTGATTGCGACATGCGGCTCGATATCAACAGCCGAACGGCGTGTTGATTTGATCGAAACGCTTCTCCTCGTTCGTAATCTCCCACAATGGAGGTTGCGTTCTTGTTCCGAGACCGATTCCCGGGCCGTCGGCTGCCCCTGGCAGCCTTTGACCCGGGCGGGTGAGATCGCCGCCTCTGCGGGACTCAAGAAAAAAACCGCAAAAGCCTCATTCTAAGCGGTGAAAATCTATCACGGCGTTGCCTTGCAGGGCAAATTCTTGCGATTCCCAGTCCTGGCTTGGAGAAGCGTCATCCCAATCAGAACGAGGAAAAACACCACGACGCGATCCTTACGAGATCTTTACGAGCATTGAGTGGCCTCCAAAACCTGCCCAGTCGATCATTCCTGGCGCTGCACACCCTGGCCAAACACCACTCTTCATAAGCAAATACCTCTTCAATGCTTATGCGTAAACCCACCTGATTCGCCGGAATAGATTAAGAGTTTTTCAGCCGACATTGCCATTACGCTCATTCGCGAACACGAGACAATCTCTGTTGAATTGACGCATGACGTCACAACGACGGTCCGCGCCATCTCGTCGCGAACACGAATGGAGATTACTGACACTATGCCTCAGGTGGAAACCATCGCTTCCAAGTCCTCCCTCGCTGGGCCTTCTGCGAACTTTTCAGCCGATATCAAATCTGGATTTCTCGTATTTCTCATCGCAATGCCGCTTTGCCTGGGGATTGCAAAGGCCAGTGGCTATCCACCTATCGCCGGGATTTTCACCGCGATCATTGGGGGGATGGTCGTTCCCTGGATCAGCAATTCGGAACTGACGATCAAAGGCCCGGCCGCGGGGTTGATCGTCATCGTACTGGGCTGCGTCGAGGGATTTGGTTTTACCGGGGGAAAAGACCTGGTCGCGGATCGGTCGGCTTACCAGATGGCCTTGGCCGTCGGAGTGATCGCGGGACTGGTTCAAATTGCCTTGGCCCTATTTCGCTCGGGAATTCTCAGTGAATTCTTCCCCACGGCGGCGGTTCACGGAATGTTGGCATCCATTGGGGTCATGATTGCCACGAAGCAGTTTCACGCGATGATTGGCGACCCCACCAAAGAAAAAGATCCGCTACGCGTGATCGAAACGATCCCGAATGCCCTGCAAAACATGAAGCCCGAAATTGCGACGATCGGCTTCATTTGCCTGGGAATTATGATCCTTTGGGCCATGCTACCCAAGTCCGTTGGCCTGCTCAAAAAGATTCCCGCCCAACTGATCGTCGTCGTCACCGGAATTCTGCTGGCCATCTGGCTCAAGGTGCCGACAGCGTCGCTCGTCAGCGTCCCCAGCGACATTCGCCAGGGAATCGCCTTTCCAAACTTCAGCGGGGCATTCTCGCTCGAACATGGCCACCTGCAAAATGCGATCACCTACGTCGTGATGTTTTCATTGATCGGTACGCTGGAATCGTTGCTGAGCGCCAAAGCGGTTGACCTGCTCGATCCGTATCGCCGCAAGACGGACTACAATCGCGATCTGCTCGGGATCGGCATCGCCAACACCATCGCCTCGTTTGTGGGTGGACTGCCGATGATTTCGGAAATCGTCCGAAGCAAGGCGAACATCGACAACGGTGCCCGCACCCGCTTCGCGAATATGTTCCACGCCTTCTTCCTGCTGGTCTTCGTGGCGTTGCTGCCGCAGCTGATCACGATGATCCCCAATGCAGCACTCGCGGCGATGCTGGTCTTTACAGGATATCGCCTGGCGTCTCCTCACGAATTCATCCACATGTACCGGGTGGGCACCGAACAGCTGACGATCTTCGTGGCCACAATCATCGGCGTTCTCGCAACAGACCTGTTAGTCGGTGTTGGAATTGGAATCGTCGTGAAAGCCGCCTTCCACGTCTGGAATGGAGCCCCCGTTGGCTCGCTCTTCACTCCAAGCATTGAAATCACTGAACCCGACACCACCACCACCTTGATCCGGGTCAAAAACTCCGCAGTCTTTAGCACCTGGATCCCGCTTCGACGAAAACTTCTCGCCGTCCAATCCGACCGATCCGTGGTCCTCGACCTGTCCGACACGCGACTCGTCGATCACACCGTCATGGAAAAGCTGCACGAACTCGAAGCCGACTTCGAACAGAAGCATCGAAAACTGGTGATTCGCGGTCTCGAATCGCACCGAGGCGTCTCGAAACACCCATTCGCGGCCCAAAAACGAACCGCAGGATAGCCCCGAGGACTTCCCGAAAAATCGGCCCATCCCAGAACTTCGATCTTGCCGAAACGGCTTTTCGTGTAAATGATTAAAGTGTGGGTCGCGGAAACGTACGCGACGGGACCCTGCAAGCCGCGAAGAGACTGGCCCTGGCCGACCAGCCGAAGCGGGTGGCTCTATTCAAGAAAGGGAGGTGGTCTAGTGGATTCCGACAGTAAACGCCAGCGAGGTGGCATCGTCTGACAGCAGTCGACGGGCTGTCTACAGACGGCCACTGTCTCGTCCCCGGATCCCTTTCGATCCGAACGATGACGTATCACAGCGGGCTCGGTCTTCTTGAAAGACCGAGCCCGCGTTCATTTCACAATACCGCATTGCTGCAGCCATCGCCTCTCTGCCAGCCTCATCCCTCCAGACCGTCCATCAACCGCACCTCGTTACCAAACTCCCACTTGGTAACGCCATTTGCTGGGTAACGCATCACCCGTCGACCAGTAAAAACACACAGGTCGCTCCGAAACGCCATTCGGAAACGAGGGAAACCAGTCCACCACCTGGCCCCAGGAAAACGCAAGAAGGCAACCTCAACATCAGCCAAGGTAGCCCTCTTTTCGCATCCCTCGTTAGCACGCGCTCGCTTGGTAACGCATCACCCGCCCAAAGACATCCAGACAACTCCAGCTCCCCGCAAATGCAAAAAGAGCCGCCTCAACATCGTTAAGGCAGCCCCTTGTTATCTCTTACCGGCAACGCGTCAGTTCACCGTAGGTGCCGCACGACGAGCCTTCTTTCGATCGTTGTTACCAACAAACTCGATCAAAGCCTTCCGTCCAGCGTCACCCAAACGGAACTCAGCAAGTCGAACGATCCGTGTATAACCGCCTTCGCGATCACGGAACCGTGGAGCCAAATCACTGAACAGGATCTTGACCGCTTCCTTGCTGCGAAGCGCTGCGAATGCGCGTCGGCGAAACGTCACCGCTGGTGCAATCGCCTTCGCCCACTGTTGCCAGCGATCTGAATTGCGCCATTCGTTCCATTCGGCACTTCCACGAGCCGCTGCCGTCGCGAACTGCTCCGCAGCGTCCTGGTGCTTCAGCGCCTTCTTCCCCATCGTGATCAGCTTCTCAACGACCGGGCGAAGCTCTTTCGCCTTTTCGACCGTCGTGATAATCCGACCAGCTACCTTGATGGTGTTTGGCGCTGCCGTATCAGGCACCGCAGCACAAATCAGACTCGTCGCCATATTTCGAAACATCGAAGTGCGATGACTCTGATTTCGATTTAATTTTCGACCGCTTTTTCGATGTCGCATGATCTCTTCAAAACCATTTCAAAAGGTGATGTCGATCGTTACCGATCTCGCTGCTGCATCGACTGCGGCAGACGCATACCCAAACGCAAACCAATCGTCGCCAACCGTTCGCGAACTTCCTGCAGCGTTGTATCGCCGAAGTTTCGCACTTGCAGCAACTGATCGTCGGTTCGAATGACCAGGTCACGAACCGTATTAATACCTTCCGACTCAAGACAGTTCGTCGCCCGCACCGACAGATTCAACTCTGCCAGACTGCGCGACAACCGTTCTTCCAACTCGAGATCAACAGGAGCGTATCCCGTGGATTCGTGCATGTTCCGCAAACCGCTGTCCGGGAATGTTTCCGGGCCAGGCTCCCGATACGTAATGATCGGATTCAAATGCTTTCGCAGGATCTTCGCCGCTTCAACCAGAGCGATTTCCGGCACGATCGTACCGTTCGTCCAGATCTCCAGAATCAACCGATCGTAGTTCGTTCGCTGACCGACGCGCGTTTCTTCGATCTTGTACCGCACCCGGGTAATTGGCGAAAAGATCGAGTCGATCGGAATCACACCGACTTCATTCTGATGATCAGGCTGCTCAGAAACGGGCAGATATCCACGCCCATTCTCAACCAGGACTTCGACGTGCAACGACACATCGTCGGTCATCGTCGCGATCACCAAATCCTTATTATAAATCTCGACCTGATCGTCGACCACGATGTCACCAGCGGTCACAACACCCCGCTCATGACGTTCGATTCGCAACGTCTTCGAAATCGGGCTGTGATTCTTCACCACAACCGACTTCAGGTTCAAGCAGATGTCCGTCACGTCTTCAACGATGCCCGGAATCGTCGTGAATTCGTGCTGCACACCCTGAATCTTGATTCGGGTGACTGCACTTCCTTCCAGACTGGACAACAGAATCCGTCGCAAGCTGTTGCCGATTGTCGCACCAAACCCACGCTCGAACGGTTCGATCACGAACTTTCCGTACGTGTCGGTCAGGGTTTCTTTCTCGGTGATGACCCGATTCGGCAATTCAAGGCCGCGCCATCGTATTCTCATTGATCGCTCACCTAAAACGTCAAAAACTCAAACACATCGACCCGAACCGACTGCGATCAAACGCGTCGCTTCTTCCGTGGTCGACAACCATTATGCGGAATTGGTGTGATATCCTCAATCGACCGGACCACAACGCCCGAAGTCTGCAGCCCGGTGATTGCGCTTTCGCGACCGGAGCCGGGGCCCTTGACCTGGACTTCCATCTCCTTCATGCCGAACTTCGCGGCACGCTCCGAACACGTTTCTGCGGCTCGCTGAGCGGCAAACGGCGTGCTCTTTCGGCTGCCTTTGAACCCGACGGTTCCCGCCGAGGCCCAACACAGCACGTCGCCGTTCACGTCAGTGATCGTGACAATCGTGTTGTTGAAGGTCGCTTGGATATGGGCGATGCCTCGGGTGATATTTCGGCGAATCTTGCGTTTTTTGACTTTGGCCATGACGAAACCTGCTGTCCAATCCACTCCAAGCGACGGCGATCAACATTGACCGCAACTCGCCGCTCATCCTGATTTCTTACCACAAACCGAGTATCAGCTTCGCGACTGACGACTGCCATAGACCACAAAGTCATGCAGGGTTCGCCACGGGCTACCCAGAGGAAAGCATACCAATCTTTCGATCAGTGCTTCATATCCTTGACGCCCTTCTTACCGGCCACCGTCTTCTTCACACCCTTGCGAGTACGAGCATTCGTGCGTGTCCGCTGCCCGCGGACCGGCAGATTTCGGCGATGCCGCATTCCGCGATAACACTGAATGTCCCGCAATCGCGCGATGTTCTGCTGAATCGAGCGTCGCAATTGTCCTTCGACAAGGTAATCCTTGTCGAGCAGCGTCGTGATGCGTGACACCGCTTCATCAGTGAGGGACGACGCCTTCAAAAACGGATCGATTCCCAATCGGAAACACAACTCCGCCGCGACCCAATCACCGATGCCGTAGATGTATTGCAACGCCACCACGACATGCTTGTCGCCCGGCAAATCCACACCTTGAATACGCGGCATATCAACCCACTCACTACGAAAATCAAGTTACCGAAACTGTGAACGATCAACCCTGCCGTTGTTTGTGGCGAGGATTTGTCGAGCAAATAATGTACACGCGACCTTTGCGACGCACGACTTTGCAGCCTTCGCAAATCAGCTTCACGCTAGAACGAACCTTCATTGCCAATCACTCCTGCACATCCAGCAACCCACGCTGCTGACGAGCCACCAGATAGCTGTCGATCTTGTGAATCAAGTCGATCGCCACCGAAACACAAATCAACAAACCAGTTCCACCGTAGAAGCTGGAAACCGTGTAATCGAGATTCAATAGCCCCGACACAACCGTCGGAATCACCGCCACCAACGACAGGAACGCAGCACCCACGTAAGTTACGCGAGTCATCACACGCTCCAAATAACTGGCCGTTCGATCGCCGGGACGATACCCCGGAATAAAACTGCCATAATCCTTCAACTGCGACGCCATTTCGGTCGGATTAAAAATAATCGCCGTCCAGAAATAGCAGAAGAAGAAGATCAGCATAACATAGCAGGCGTTGTACAAGAAGCCACCGTGGTTCGCGAAAGCGTTCTCCAACTTTTGGAAGATCACCCCGAGACCCATGAAATCGATATTTAACGCGGCCAATTGCTTAAACGCCAACCAGGGAAACATCAGCAAACTCGATGCGAAAATGATCGGCATCACACCCGAAGCATTCAATCGCAACGGCAAGCTCTCTGTTCTTCCCCCATAAACTTTATTGCCGCGAACGTGCTTCGCACTCTGCACCGGAATTCGTCGCTGGGCTTGCGTAATGAGCACGACCCACCAGACCACTCCGAAGAATACCGCCACCAACACGATCAGCCTGTCGATACCCGTCTGACTCCCCAGCGCAATCCCGTTCGTCATGGCAGGGCCGACCAGATTTCCAAGAGCCGTCGGCAGGCGGGACAAAATC from Schlesneria paludicola DSM 18645 carries:
- the secY gene encoding preprotein translocase subunit SecY — encoded protein: MLKHIRNVLSIPELRNRIALTLVLLAVYRLGFLITLPFVDQGALADSLKRRGDSGVAHVMNMLSLFSASNIGQMTIFGLGIMPYISASIIFQLLGTVYPPLEKLQKEGEAGRKKINEWTRYATVVICFFQSYFWISVLAGSDGDNRIILKEFDDWYMRLVCVVTMTTGSVLLMWIGEQIDEYGVGNGVSLLIMAGILSRLPTALGNLVGPAMTNGIALGSQTGIDRLIVLVAVFFGVVWWVVLITQAQRRIPVQSAKHVRGNKVYGGRTESLPLRLNASGVMPIIFASSLLMFPWLAFKQLAALNIDFMGLGVIFQKLENAFANHGGFLYNACYVMLIFFFCYFWTAIIFNPTEMASQLKDYGSFIPGYRPGDRTASYLERVMTRVTYVGAAFLSLVAVIPTVVSGLLNLDYTVSSFYGGTGLLICVSVAIDLIHKIDSYLVARQQRGLLDVQE